Proteins encoded within one genomic window of Amorphoplanes friuliensis DSM 7358:
- a CDS encoding ABC transporter substrate-binding protein gives MKIHTPTRLRYAVAGVVLTLATAGCGTASADETTGDGTATGAVAFSQQIHDRLPDAVQKSGVIRLATDPSYAPMESYAADGRTIIGFEPDLAAALGAVAGVRVEMVPAEFSSMIDGTRKGTFDGVLSSMNDTPEREKKVDFIDYFSAGLAIVVQRGNPQGITDLKDLCGQVVAAEKATVQVDLLRRTQPACGDRPIVIKTFKTNADALLQVRTGRAAAILNDYPPAAYLATDPRTRSRYQLASTVQYEPGLFGIAVAKDNPELRDALRDALDQLIRSGTYTELLERWGLASGAVTTSSVNSGAEN, from the coding sequence ATGAAGATCCACACCCCGACCCGTCTCCGGTACGCCGTAGCCGGTGTTGTCCTCACCCTCGCCACGGCGGGCTGTGGCACGGCCTCGGCCGACGAGACCACTGGTGACGGGACGGCAACCGGTGCCGTCGCCTTCTCGCAGCAGATCCACGACCGGCTGCCCGACGCCGTCCAGAAGAGCGGTGTCATCCGGCTCGCCACCGACCCGAGTTACGCGCCGATGGAGTCCTACGCCGCCGACGGCCGCACGATCATCGGCTTCGAGCCGGACCTGGCCGCGGCGCTCGGCGCGGTCGCCGGCGTCCGGGTCGAGATGGTCCCGGCCGAGTTCAGCAGCATGATCGACGGCACCCGCAAGGGCACCTTCGACGGCGTGCTGTCCTCGATGAACGACACCCCCGAGCGGGAGAAGAAGGTCGACTTCATCGACTACTTCTCGGCCGGGCTGGCCATCGTGGTGCAGCGCGGGAACCCGCAGGGCATCACGGACCTCAAGGACCTGTGCGGCCAGGTGGTCGCGGCCGAGAAGGCCACGGTCCAGGTCGACCTGCTGCGGCGGACCCAGCCCGCCTGCGGTGACCGGCCGATCGTCATCAAGACCTTCAAGACGAACGCCGACGCGCTGCTGCAGGTGCGTACCGGCCGGGCCGCCGCCATCCTCAACGACTACCCGCCGGCGGCCTACCTGGCGACCGACCCGCGCACCCGCTCGCGCTACCAGCTGGCCTCGACCGTGCAGTACGAGCCGGGCCTCTTCGGCATCGCGGTGGCCAAGGACAACCCCGAGCTGCGGGACGCCCTGCGCGACGCGCTCGACCAGCTGATCCGCTCGGGCACCTACACCGAGCTGCTGGAACGCTGGGGCCTGGCCAGCGGCGCCGTGACCACCTCGTCGGTCAACTCCGGCGCGGAGAACTAG
- a CDS encoding putative bifunctional diguanylate cyclase/phosphodiesterase has product MWRRQNVRRRSGTGSRLFLAYAVASLVLVLLLGVMLVRSYRDDAEHQGREQGRAQASVIEEMAVAPALDGAELAAGLTATQLERLQGATDLAIFHGSVVRLRVRSYTGQVVFSDDGSTAGGISVSSAAFRAAVAGQVDIAVVADSQRSAGKVIRVLQPVIAGASGQAIGVLELYLPYDAIDAQLQRQMTATYWRLGVTLAILYLVLALIAWSTTRSLRRHAARREHEALHDGLTGLPNRAAFRERARTAISVATGSGGEGAIVLVDLNRFKEVNDTLGHHAGDELLRLVGSRLGQALRTGDTVARLGGDEFGLILPALPGQDVLDLLEEARRELTRETVLDGVPLSIEASFGVALYPHHGTEVEELLQHADAAMYQGKRGAVDVVLYAEGGVANPTHWLMVQAELRHAIDRDELVLHYQPKVRFADDEIGGLEALVRWQHPQRGLLPPSEFLPAAEQSGVIEVLTAWVLRRALEDQAGWTALGQSWPVAVNVSARNLEAPGFPQFVAGLLAEHSTPPGQLLLEVTETALAGDAEIVARAVVELRALGIGVAVDDFGIGYTSLSQLRTVPVSEVKIDRLFVIDLDQDPQNQAIVRSVIELAHGLGCRVTAEGVETAQVSAWLAEAGCDDAQGYLYSRPVVWPHLLDLFLHPRSTGRHAALDEPAAPAQLTTGGPTP; this is encoded by the coding sequence ATGTGGCGTCGGCAGAACGTGCGCAGGCGGAGCGGAACAGGCTCCCGCCTGTTCCTGGCGTACGCCGTGGCCAGCCTGGTCCTGGTCCTGCTGCTCGGCGTCATGCTGGTGCGCAGTTACCGCGACGACGCCGAGCATCAGGGCCGGGAGCAGGGCCGCGCGCAGGCCTCCGTCATCGAGGAGATGGCCGTCGCCCCGGCCCTGGACGGTGCCGAGCTGGCCGCCGGCCTCACGGCGACCCAGCTCGAACGTCTCCAGGGCGCCACCGACCTGGCCATCTTCCACGGCTCGGTGGTCCGGCTGCGCGTCCGCAGCTACACCGGCCAGGTCGTCTTCTCGGACGACGGGTCGACGGCGGGCGGCATCTCCGTCTCCAGCGCGGCTTTCCGCGCGGCCGTGGCCGGGCAGGTCGACATCGCGGTCGTCGCCGACAGTCAGCGCAGCGCCGGCAAGGTCATCCGGGTGCTGCAGCCGGTCATCGCGGGCGCCTCCGGCCAGGCGATCGGTGTCCTCGAGCTGTACCTGCCGTACGACGCCATCGACGCGCAGCTGCAGCGCCAGATGACCGCGACGTACTGGCGGCTCGGTGTCACCCTGGCGATCCTCTACCTGGTGCTGGCGCTGATCGCCTGGTCGACCACGCGGTCGCTGCGCCGCCACGCCGCGCGGCGGGAGCACGAGGCGTTGCACGACGGCCTCACCGGTCTGCCCAACCGCGCCGCCTTCCGCGAACGCGCCCGGACCGCGATCTCCGTGGCCACGGGCAGCGGCGGCGAGGGCGCCATCGTGCTCGTCGACCTGAACCGCTTCAAGGAGGTCAACGACACCCTGGGCCATCACGCCGGCGACGAGCTGCTGCGGCTGGTCGGGTCCCGGCTGGGCCAGGCGCTCCGCACCGGCGACACCGTCGCCCGGCTCGGCGGCGACGAGTTCGGCCTGATCCTGCCGGCGCTGCCCGGACAGGACGTGCTCGATCTGCTGGAGGAGGCCCGGCGCGAGCTGACCCGCGAGACGGTCCTCGACGGCGTACCCCTGAGCATCGAGGCCAGCTTCGGCGTCGCGCTCTACCCGCACCACGGCACCGAGGTCGAGGAGTTGCTGCAGCACGCCGACGCCGCGATGTACCAGGGCAAACGCGGCGCGGTCGACGTGGTCCTCTACGCCGAGGGCGGCGTCGCCAACCCGACCCACTGGCTCATGGTCCAGGCCGAGCTGCGCCACGCGATCGACCGCGACGAGCTCGTGCTGCACTACCAGCCCAAGGTGCGCTTCGCCGACGACGAGATCGGCGGCCTGGAGGCCCTGGTCCGCTGGCAGCACCCGCAGCGCGGTCTGCTGCCGCCCTCGGAGTTCCTGCCGGCCGCCGAACAGTCCGGTGTCATCGAGGTCCTGACCGCCTGGGTGCTGCGCCGCGCCCTGGAGGACCAGGCGGGCTGGACCGCTCTCGGCCAGTCGTGGCCGGTGGCGGTCAACGTCTCCGCCCGCAACCTCGAGGCACCCGGTTTCCCGCAGTTCGTCGCCGGCCTCCTCGCCGAGCACAGCACGCCACCCGGGCAGCTGCTGCTCGAGGTCACCGAGACCGCGCTGGCGGGCGACGCCGAGATCGTGGCCCGGGCCGTCGTCGAGCTCCGGGCGCTCGGCATCGGTGTCGCGGTCGACGACTTCGGCATCGGCTACACGAGCCTGTCGCAGCTGCGTACCGTGCCGGTCTCCGAAGTGAAGATCGACCGGCTCTTTGTCATCGACCTCGACCAGGACCCGCAGAACCAGGCCATCGTCCGCTCGGTGATCGAGCTGGCCCACGGCCTGGGCTGCCGCGTCACCGCCGAGGGTGTCGAGACCGCGCAGGTCAGCGCCTGGCTCGCCGAAGCCGGCTGCGACGACGCCCAGGGTTACCTCTACTCCCGGCCCGTCGTCTGGCCGCACCTGCTCGACCTGTTCCTGCATCCCCGCAGCACCGGGCGCCACGCCGCCCTCGACGAACCCGCCGCGCCCGCCCAGCTGACCACCGGAGGACCGACCCCATGA